A section of the Neofelis nebulosa isolate mNeoNeb1 chromosome 12, mNeoNeb1.pri, whole genome shotgun sequence genome encodes:
- the CDK9 gene encoding cyclin-dependent kinase 9: MQRDAPPRAPAPAPRLPAPPIGAAASSGGGGGGGSGGGGGASAAPAPPGLPGTTSPRGPGGGRRAEEAGSAPRGRKWLWRRKWRGRGGAWSTAAGPGAGAAAAAAAGGGGGGGGALEAAMAKQYDSVECPFCDEVTKYEKLAKIGQGTFGEVFKAKHRKTGKKVALKKVLMENEKEGFPITALREIKILQLLKHENVVNLIEICRTKASPYNRCKGSIYLVFDFCEHDLAGLLSNVLVKFTLSEIKKVMQMLLNGLYYIHRNKILHRDMKAANVLITRDGVLKLADFGLARAFSLAKNSQPNRYTNRVVTLWYRPPELLLGERDYGPPIDLWGAGCIMAEMWTRSPIMQGNTEQHQLALISQLCGSITPEVWPNVDKYELFEKLDLVKGQKRKVKDRLKAYVRDPYALDLIDKLLVLDPAQRIDSDDALNHDFFWSDPMPSDLKGMLSTHLTSMFEYLAPPRRKGSQITQQSTNQSRNPATTNQTEFERVF; encoded by the exons ATGCAGCGGGACGCACCGCCCCGAGCCCCAGCCCCGGCGCCCCGGCTCCCCGCGCCCCCGATCGGGGCCGCCGCCAGCAgtggcggcggcggaggcgggggCAGTGGCGGCGGCGGAGGCGCCTCTGCAGCTCCGGCTCCTCCTGGCCTCCCGGGAACTACAAGTCCCAGGGGGCctggcggcgggcggcgggcggaaGAGGCGGGGTCGGCGCCGCGAGGCCGGAAGTGGCTGTGGAGGCGGAAGTGGCGCGGCCGCGGAGGGGCCTGGAGCACGGCGGCGGGACCCGGAgcgggagcggcggcggcggcggcagctgggggcggcggcggcggcggcggtgcaCTGGAGGCGGCCATGGCAAAGCAGTACGACTCGGTGGAGTGCCCCTTTTGTGATGAGGTGACCAAATATGAGAAGCTCGCTAAGATCGGCCAAGGCACCTTCGG GGAGGTATTTAAGGCAAAGCACCGTAAGACCGGCAAAAAGGTGGCTCTGAAGAAAGTGCTGATGGAGAACGAGAAGGAGGGG TTCCCCATCACAGCCCTGCGGGAAATCAAGATCCTCCAGCTTCTAAAACACGAGAACGTGGTTAACTTGATTGAGATCTGTCGAACCAAAG CTTCCCCCTATAACCGTTGCAAGGGCAGCATATACCTAGTGTTTGACTTCTGCGAGCATGACCTTGCGGGGCTGCTGAGCAACGTCTTAGTCAAGTTCACGCTGTCCGAGATCAAGAAGGTCATGCAGATGCTGCTCAACGGCCTCTACTACATCCACAGAAACAAG ATCCTGCACAGGGACATGAAGGCGGCTAACGTGCTCATCACCCGCGACGGGGTCCTGAAGCTGGCAGACTTCGGGCTGGCCCGGGCCTTCAGCCTGGCAAAGAACAGCCAGCCCAACCGCTATACCAACCGTGTGGTGACGCTCTGGTACCGGCCCCCGGAGCTGTTGCTCG GGGAGCGGGACTACGGCCCCCCCATTGACCTCTGGGGTGCCGGGTGCATCATGGCGGAGATGTGGACCCGCAGCCCTATCATGCAGGGCAACACCGAGCAGCACCAGCTTGCCCTCATCAGCCAGCTCTGTGGCTCCATCACCCCTGAG GTGTGGCCAAACGTGGACAAGTACGAGCTGTTTGAGAAACTGGACCTGGTCAAGGGCCAGAAGCGGAAGGTGAAGGACAGGCTGAAGGCCTATGTGCGTGACCCCTACGCGCTGGACCTCATCGACAAGTTGCTGGTGCTGGATCCCGCACAGCGCATCGACAGCGACGACGCCCTCAACCACGACTTCTTCTGGTCTGACCCCATGCCCTCGGATCTCAAGGGCATGCTCTCCACCCACCTGACGTCCATGTTCGAGTACCTGGCGCCACCGCGCCGGAAGGGCAGCCAGATCACCCAGCAGTCCACCAACCAGAGCCGCAATCCCGCCACCACCAACCAGACGGAGTTCGAGCGCGTGTTCTGA